In Granulicella mallensis MP5ACTX8, the sequence CAGATTCAGTCGCCGCCATTGACCGAAAACTTCCTCGAAGTGCCGATCGTAGACTATGAAGCCTACGACTACGAGTGGCTCGAGAAAAAGCAGAGAGAACAGGTGACGACGGTTGGATAACATGATCGCATCTACGAATCCGGCTATGCATCCGCATACGCACGAGACTGTGGACCACGCCGAGCACGAGCACGTCGTGCTGCCGCAGCATCGCCATCACTTTGAGACGGAAGAGCAGCAGCGCGAGGCTGGAAGCTTCGGCATGTGGCTCTTCCTGCTGACCGAAATCATGTTCTTCGGCGGCATGTTCTTCGCCTACCTGCTTTACCGCAACTGGTACTATCCGGCCTTTACGGTCGCTTCGAACCAGTTGAACGTGCCGGAAGGCGCGATTAACACAGTCATCCTCATTACCTCCGGCTTCTTCATGGCGTTGGGTGTGTGGGCGGCCGAGGTTCGCAAAAAGGGTCTGCTGGTCATCATGCTCATTCTCACGACGGTCTTCGGCCTCGCCTTTCTGGGCGTCAAGGCCGACGAGTATCACGAGAAATATGAGCTACATCACATTCCAGGCGCCAGCTTCAGCACTGCGATGTTTACTAATCCTGCAGCCTTTGGCTTGAAGGAAGAGCCGCTTGCTCCAGACATGGCGCAGCACACGGAGATCTTCTTCTTCCTATACTTTGCGATGACCGGTATGCACGCTCTGCATATGATCATCGGTATCGTCATCCTGTTCTGGCTGACATGGCGGGCACATCGCGGAGAGTTCAGTTCCGGATATGTAGCCCCGATTGAAAACTTCGGCTTGTACTGGCATTTCGTTGATATTGTGTGGCTGTTCCTGTTCCCGCTGCTCTATCTGATCAACCGTCACCCGCTGAGCTAAACATCCAGCCCTATTGAAGGAAACACGATGGCACACGAGACCTATCACGATCCATCCAACGTCACGAACCCGGAGCACGCCGATCACCACATCGTGTCGCCGCTGCAGTACTGCATGGTCTTCGGCACGCTGCTGCTCGGCACCGCTATCACCGTGCTGGCGGCCTATAAGGATATGGGCTGGCTGAATCCGGTGATTGCCCTTGGCATCGCCAGCTTCAAGGCGGTAGTGGTCATCCTGTTCTTCATGCACGTGAAGTATCAGTCGAAGCTCATCAAGATGACTGTCGCCGCTGGATTCTTCACCTTTATCGTGTTGATTACCATGACCCTGAGCGACTACATGAGCCGCGCCTGGGGCATGTGGTAAACACTTAAGAATCGCATTATCAAAGCGGTTCCATTGTTGCTGTCTTCGAAGCGAAAGATGTTTGCACGGTTTCTTCCAGAGAAACATGTTGCAAGATTTTTGCGGGATTACAGTAACGGTGGAACCGCTTTTATCGTTCTACGCCGGGTGCTGACATTCATTGAACTGTCTGTTGCGCAGAGCGCATGAGATCACCGCCTACTGGACGTCCCGATGATCTTCAACGGCTTTACCTACTATGTGCTCTTTCTGCTCCCGGCCGCGATGCTGTATCGCTGTGCCGGCGCGCGCAGCCGGCCATGGGTCATTGCAGCCTCGGGCGGCCTCTTCTTTCTTTATTTTTCGTATGCTCTCGCGGGTGTTCCAGGCATGCTTTGCCTCGGCATCTTTTTGTGGGAAGCACTTACCAGCCGTCTTTATAAACCAGGATCGCGCTGGTGCATGGCTGGAATTCTGCAAAGCCTGGTCTTTCTGGGAATCTTCAAGTATTGGAACTTCTTCAGCGGCATCCTCTTCTGGAGGCACTCCAACCCGCTTCTCTGGCGGGGAGCGTTCCTTCCGCTCGGCATCTCGTTTTTCACGTTCGAGTTCTATCACTACGCCTTCGATCGCCGGTCTGGCCGAAGTGAAAAGGGAACCCTCGGCGAGTACCTCGCCTTCATTCTTTTCTTTCCCACGATGGTCGCCGGGCCTATCAAGCGATTTCAGGACTTTCTCCCCAAGCTCCGCGCGACACCCGCGAACTGGGAGCATGACTGGGAGCGCGGCCTCACCCGAATCCTAACCGGGCTCGCCAAGAAGTTCGCCATTGCCGACCTGATGACGGCCTGGACCGTACACCTGAACCGGCACGACATCCTTGTGGCCGATCGCCGAGTGCTGCCGCTCTGGCTGCTCGCGTATGGCATCAGGATTTACGCCGACTTCTCGGCCTACTCGGATATCGCCATCGGCTCGGCCCGGCTCTTCGGCATTGGTGTGCCCGAAAACTTCAACTGGCCCTACGGACGCCGCAACATCCAGACCTTCTGGCGAAGCTGGCACATGTCTTTGACGCGCTGGCTCATCGACTACATCTTCATCCCTCTGGGAGGGTCGCGCGTTTCCTTGCCACGAGAATGCTTCAACATTCTGGCTGTGATGTTGATCTGCGGGCTCTGGCACGGAGCGGGTTGGAACTTCCTCGCCTGGGGCCTGTGGCACGGCATTCTGCTCGTGGTTCATCGGCTCTGGCGAAGGGTTCGCGGCGCTCCCAGTACGCGCGCCATTCCGGTGTTGGCCAGCCGGGTGCTTACCTTTGTGGCTGTGAATGCCGGATGGGCGTTCTTCTGCATGAATTTGCCCGATGCTATGCTCTTCTACAGAAAGCTGCTGGCTGGCTAATGCTTACGAATCTTCGTAAAACCGTCGAATACCTTGCCGGCCAGCGTGACGAACCGGGACCCTGGCTTGTGCACACGCCAGGATGGATCACCGGTTCCATCGTCTGGCTTCTCGCCCTCGTCTTGATCTACTGTTTCTGCGGTCAGACGAATGAATTCACGTACATCAATTTTTGACGATGAGCTCACGCCCGTTGCTTCGCATCCTCGCTGTTTGCCTCGTCTTGCTGGCCGCAGGAAACCTTCTGCTGTCGAGGTGGAGTCGTAGCCTTTCCTCTCATAGGGCGATCGACAATCTTCAGCAGGCGCCGGATTCGGACTTGCTGTTCGTAGGCAATTCGCTGCTGGATGGCCGCGTCGACAGCGCAGCTTTGAATCAAGGCGCAGCTTCCGCGGGCCGCACCTTCAGGCCGCTGAATGCCGCCCTCAGCGCGACTGATCCGCATGACCAGACGTTTCTCGCGCAGTATGCCCTCTGGACGCAGCCGCACCTGCACACCCTCGTCGTAGGTTTCTATGACTACCAGCTCACTGAGGAGACCCGCGTCACTCCGGCGGACCTGCTTGGCAATCACGGCATCGCGCTTGACGAGCGTTTTCCTGTCCGTGTAGTGGCCTCTATCGACCACTTCAGCACCGCTCAGACTGGCGAATTGCTTCTTCTGCGGGCTCTTCCCATGGCAGCCAATCGCGTGAGCTTCTGGAAGTATGCCGAGAGGCTGCGCTATTCGATGAGCCGGATGGGCATGCCGCCCGAGCCACCCATCACCATGATCCGTCCGTGGTCGTACTACAACGGTGAGCCGCGAAAGTTTTTAGAAGACCCCTCGCATTTCAACTCCAGCTACGAGTACGTCTTCGGCCAGGCAGCCAAAGAGAGGATGCAGGTCGTTCTCGTTCTCATGCCGATGTCGCCTCTTCACAGTAAGGTCTTTTACACGCGACAACTCTGGCAGGATTACCTGGTAAAGCTACGGGACCTTGCCCAACAACGCGGGTTTACCTTTGTGGACGCCTCAGCCTGGATGCCGGAGGACGTGCAATTTGAAGACGCTCTGCATATGACCAAACCTGCGGCTACGACCTTTTCCTTCCGGCTGGGAGCCGAACTGGCGGCGGCACAGGGGAGCGCGAAGGCGGGCAATTAAAGACTGCTACTGCTGGTCTCCGTTTTCCCGCCACAAGATCTGCCGCAGGATTCCCATCCAGGTCATGGCCTCGCGATGGCTCTCGCCAAGCTGCTGGACGAGTTGCCGCACGATCGGCTCACTGGCATTGGCCGGAAAGCGACGCGAGTAGCCGGTGGCATGCAGCACGTCGAGCAGAAGCTGGGTGAGGCGCTCACGGTCCTCGGCGGTCGCTGTGGCTTCATGCAGGACAGGCAGTTCCTTGGAGCCCTCGAAGCCCTCGCGCGTCAGTTCGTAGAGGCAGACGGCAACAGACTGGCCCAGGTTCATCGAGAGGTGCCGCGCAGCCTCAGGAGCGAACATGGGGATCGTCGTGAGCAGTGAGCAGTGGCTCAACTGTTCGTTGGTGAGGCCGGTCTTCTCCGAGCCGAAGAGCAGCGCTACCTGTTGCGGATGATCGGCAGCGGTCAGTGTGCGTAGTTGACCGAGCATGGTGGGCGCGGCCTGTTGCAGGGCCACGACCTCGCGCCGCACGTCGCGTTCGCCGATGGCAGTGGTCCCGACGATGAGCGTGCAGTCGGCGATGGCTTCTGCGAGGCTCGAGTACCTTCGAGCTTCTGCCATGACGGAGGCCGCGCCCACGGCAGATTTCACATTCTGTTGTGAGTCCTCAAGCTGTGCGGCTTCGAAGGGCGCGGCATAGTCATTGACGATACGGAGATCGCGGAAGCCGAAGTCCTGCATGGCTCGCGCAGCGGCTCCGATGTTGCTGGGGTTGCGTGCGCCGACGAGGACGACGGTCAGATGGGCTCGCTCGGCGGCGGTCAGCATGAGGTTCATTGTATCGGCGGCCAGTGGGCCTTCGCAGGGCTGCAAAAGCAAACGACCGGCTTGAGGGCCGGTCGTCTGTTTAGCGGTGCGGAGAGGTTAACGTTTCTCCCCGTGCGCCTGGTTATTGGCATGGGGCGCGGCGTGTGACTGCGTGTTCGCGGCAGGCTGAGTGCGCGCCTGGGCTTGTGTGTGTTGGGTGGCCTCAGGTTGAGTCCGTGCTTCAGGCGTGGGATGTGCCAGAGCGGTATTGTTGTGGACGCCGGCATTGTTCTGGTTTCCGCCGAAGTGGGAAGCACCCGTCGGATTGGCGTGGAAGGCCGCTGGCGACGCTGCCGCCGATACGCCGGGGCGTCCGTGGTTTACGCTGGCGAACTGCGAACGGTTCTGCGCGGCGAAGTTCTGGTGCTCAGCCTGTTCGTGTGTTGCCTCGACGTGCTGCTCGTGCGCGAACTGCGCCTCCTGCGCCGAAGGCCGTGCTTCGATGCCGCCATGGCCGCCGTTGAACGCCACGTTCGAGTGGTTGACGATGGTGACATTGCGAACATAGACGTTAGTCACACGAACGCCGCCGAGGTTGGCCACCGAGCGGTTGTAGAAGAACGCGCCGTGGTTCCAGTAGCCGCCTTCAAAGCCGACGCCGCCATAGCCGAAGCCGTAGTTGATGCCGCCATAGAAGCCGACGTGCGGGCCCCAATAGCCGCCATGGAAGAGGTAAGCGCCGTTCTCCCAGCCCCAGTAGGCAGGGGTCCAGAGATAGCCCACGGTAGGCGGCTGCACCCAGACGCCGGGGACCCAGTAGTAGCCGCCGTCCTCGTTGTAGGCCCAGTAGCCGGGTGTCCAGATGTAGCCATCACCGGGGCAGAGGGGCTGTGCATAGACCGGCAAGACCGGGGGAGCGAAACCGACCGAGATAAAGACCCCGGCATGAGCCTGTGCGGTTGGCAGCAGTGCAACCGGAACGGCCAGAACCGCGGCGATGAGCAGGCGGCGAATTGTTTTGAAGGAAGCCATTCTTATTCTCCTTTGTGCCCAGAGGCTGAAAGCCATAGCCAGAAACCTGCCGGGTGCCCGAACTTTGGGGCTCGATTAGGTGAAACCCAGGTGGAAGACGCTTGTTGCTGTATGTTTTTCACCTGAAGTAAGTAAAAACAGGCTCCCTGATTTATTCCCGCTACCGTCGATTTATTTTCGCTACCGTCTGTTGTGGGAGTCCGTAACAATCTGCAATCGGCGGAGACGCCTTCCGGCTGCCCGGGCTACCCCCTACACTAGAAAGAGACCGTTATGGCCGACAACTTCGCCCAGACCGTAAAGCAGCAGACCGACATCGTTCGTATCGTCGGCGAGTACATCAAGCTGCGTAAGTCCGGGGCGAACTGGTCGGCGCTATGCCCGTTCCACAAGGAAAAATCGGGCTCGTTCTATCTCTATCCTGCAACGACGAGTTATTACTGCTTCGGTTGCCACGAGCATGGCGATGTCTTTACCTTCGTCATGAAGATGGAGAACCTCAGCTTTCCCGAGGCCGTGCGTTCGGTGGCGACGAAGATGGGCATTCCGCTGCCGCAACGCGAGTTCAACTCGCCGCAGGAGGCGCAAGCCGCTGGGCTACGTAAGCAGTTGATCGACGCCCACGAGGCCGCAACGCAGTACTTCCAGCAGAACCTGCACTCTCCGGAGGCCGCCCGGGCTCGTGAGTACATGACAGGCCGCGGCATCACGCCGGAGACGATCACGAAGTTCCGTCTTGGCTACGCGCCGGACAACTTCAACGACATGCGCGAGCGGCTGAGCAAGTTCTTCTCCGAAGAGGTGCTGCGCGCCAGCGGGCTGTTCAGTTGGAAGGAGCAGGAAGACGGCTCGCCCGGTCCGATGTACGCCCGCTTCCGCAAGCGCATCACGTTTCCGATCATGAACGAGCAGGGCAAACCCATTGCCTTTACGGCTCGTGCGCTCGATTCCGTCGACGTCGACCCCAAGGCCGGCGCAAAGTACATGAACTCGCCCGAGACGCCGCTCTATACGAAGGGGCAGGTGCTCTTCAATCTCGATAAGGCCAAGGCCGCCATCAAGAGCAAGGACGCGGCACTGCTGGTCGAAGGGCAGATGGATTGCATCTCGCTCTTCATGAACGGTGTCGACAACGTGATTGCCACCAGCGGCACCGCCTTTACCGAACACCAGTTGCGCATGCTGGGACGATTCACCAAACGCGTGTGGTTGAACTTCGACCCGGACCAGGCCGGGGCTAACGCCGCGGAGAAGACTCTTGGCCTGCTGGTGGAGGAAGATTTCGATGTGCGCGTAATCACG encodes:
- a CDS encoding MBOAT family O-acyltransferase, which translates into the protein MIFNGFTYYVLFLLPAAMLYRCAGARSRPWVIAASGGLFFLYFSYALAGVPGMLCLGIFLWEALTSRLYKPGSRWCMAGILQSLVFLGIFKYWNFFSGILFWRHSNPLLWRGAFLPLGISFFTFEFYHYAFDRRSGRSEKGTLGEYLAFILFFPTMVAGPIKRFQDFLPKLRATPANWEHDWERGLTRILTGLAKKFAIADLMTAWTVHLNRHDILVADRRVLPLWLLAYGIRIYADFSAYSDIAIGSARLFGIGVPENFNWPYGRRNIQTFWRSWHMSLTRWLIDYIFIPLGGSRVSLPRECFNILAVMLICGLWHGAGWNFLAWGLWHGILLVVHRLWRRVRGAPSTRAIPVLASRVLTFVAVNAGWAFFCMNLPDAMLFYRKLLAG
- a CDS encoding cytochrome c oxidase subunit 3 family protein, with protein sequence MIASTNPAMHPHTHETVDHAEHEHVVLPQHRHHFETEEQQREAGSFGMWLFLLTEIMFFGGMFFAYLLYRNWYYPAFTVASNQLNVPEGAINTVILITSGFFMALGVWAAEVRKKGLLVIMLILTTVFGLAFLGVKADEYHEKYELHHIPGASFSTAMFTNPAAFGLKEEPLAPDMAQHTEIFFFLYFAMTGMHALHMIIGIVILFWLTWRAHRGEFSSGYVAPIENFGLYWHFVDIVWLFLFPLLYLINRHPLS
- a CDS encoding RNA methyltransferase → MLTAAERAHLTVVLVGARNPSNIGAAARAMQDFGFRDLRIVNDYAAPFEAAQLEDSQQNVKSAVGAASVMAEARRYSSLAEAIADCTLIVGTTAIGERDVRREVVALQQAAPTMLGQLRTLTAADHPQQVALLFGSEKTGLTNEQLSHCSLLTTIPMFAPEAARHLSMNLGQSVAVCLYELTREGFEGSKELPVLHEATATAEDRERLTQLLLDVLHATGYSRRFPANASEPIVRQLVQQLGESHREAMTWMGILRQILWRENGDQQ
- a CDS encoding cytochrome C oxidase subunit IV family protein, coding for MAHETYHDPSNVTNPEHADHHIVSPLQYCMVFGTLLLGTAITVLAAYKDMGWLNPVIALGIASFKAVVVILFFMHVKYQSKLIKMTVAAGFFTFIVLITMTLSDYMSRAWGMW
- a CDS encoding YXWGXW repeat-containing protein, translating into MASFKTIRRLLIAAVLAVPVALLPTAQAHAGVFISVGFAPPVLPVYAQPLCPGDGYIWTPGYWAYNEDGGYYWVPGVWVQPPTVGYLWTPAYWGWENGAYLFHGGYWGPHVGFYGGINYGFGYGGVGFEGGYWNHGAFFYNRSVANLGGVRVTNVYVRNVTIVNHSNVAFNGGHGGIEARPSAQEAQFAHEQHVEATHEQAEHQNFAAQNRSQFASVNHGRPGVSAAASPAAFHANPTGASHFGGNQNNAGVHNNTALAHPTPEARTQPEATQHTQAQARTQPAANTQSHAAPHANNQAHGEKR
- the dnaG gene encoding DNA primase, encoding MADNFAQTVKQQTDIVRIVGEYIKLRKSGANWSALCPFHKEKSGSFYLYPATTSYYCFGCHEHGDVFTFVMKMENLSFPEAVRSVATKMGIPLPQREFNSPQEAQAAGLRKQLIDAHEAATQYFQQNLHSPEAARAREYMTGRGITPETITKFRLGYAPDNFNDMRERLSKFFSEEVLRASGLFSWKEQEDGSPGPMYARFRKRITFPIMNEQGKPIAFTARALDSVDVDPKAGAKYMNSPETPLYTKGQVLFNLDKAKAAIKSKDAALLVEGQMDCISLFMNGVDNVIATSGTAFTEHQLRMLGRFTKRVWLNFDPDQAGANAAEKTLGLLVEEDFDVRVITLDGGLDPDRFVRERGVAEYATAVRNASRYQDFLIERARLQFPARTAEAKVKAMNFLLPHIRRIPNLISRNDFAENAAQKLGIESSLMRQELKQAAQQRLESVRAPQPKGVSEIERILLCALILPDADSSRMLAAEQLAANPEWCTELSAATLIDVLANGPSPDNPLEAAPDAASRLLLASVLHHSSGESEASRETLHEQVQNALHTLHQRRLDRRLREVRTLIAEATRHGNQEVVMQLAHEKVQLDAELKRMDG